A portion of the Bacillus thuringiensis genome contains these proteins:
- the rseP gene encoding RIP metalloprotease RseP has product MNTAIAFILIFGALVFFHELGHLYFAKRAGILCREFAIGFGPKIFSFEKNETVYTIRLLPLGGYVRMAGEDADTVELKPGKKVGLVLNEKDEAVKLVFDGYEKYPNVRVIEVEQADLEHNLTISGYEEYEEELQTFRVNEKAHIITAGEEIQIAPYNRQFGSKKLGQRALTIFAGPAMNFILAFVIFVILGFVQGVPIDKPMVGKVMDNSAAQQAGLKENDTIQAIDGKNTSTWKDVVNIVRENPNKEITLQVKRDNEQFNVKVTPTLDKEGKDEVGRIGVYSPVEKTVMGSIKSGFEQTYQWTKLIFESLVKLVTGQFSINELSGPVGIYNLTDQVVDYGFTRVLSLAAVLSINLGLFNLLPVPALDGGRLFFFLIEALRGKPIDRQKEGMVHFIGFALLMLLMLVVTWNDIRKFFL; this is encoded by the coding sequence TTGAATACAGCGATTGCCTTTATATTAATTTTCGGTGCACTCGTATTTTTCCATGAGCTAGGGCATCTATATTTCGCGAAAAGAGCAGGCATTTTATGCCGCGAGTTTGCGATTGGTTTTGGTCCGAAAATATTCTCATTTGAAAAGAATGAAACGGTGTATACGATTCGATTACTGCCTCTTGGTGGCTATGTAAGAATGGCTGGCGAGGATGCAGATACAGTGGAGTTAAAGCCAGGGAAAAAGGTTGGCCTTGTGCTAAATGAAAAAGACGAAGCTGTGAAATTAGTTTTTGATGGATATGAAAAATATCCAAATGTTCGTGTTATTGAAGTCGAACAAGCTGATTTAGAGCATAATCTAACGATTTCAGGCTATGAAGAGTATGAGGAAGAGCTTCAAACATTCCGAGTGAATGAAAAGGCTCATATCATTACTGCTGGAGAAGAAATCCAAATTGCTCCGTATAACAGGCAATTTGGTTCTAAAAAATTGGGTCAACGCGCTTTAACAATCTTTGCGGGTCCTGCAATGAACTTCATTTTAGCATTTGTTATTTTTGTGATTCTTGGATTTGTACAAGGGGTTCCTATTGACAAACCAATGGTCGGAAAAGTGATGGATAATAGTGCAGCACAGCAAGCTGGCCTGAAAGAGAATGATACAATTCAAGCGATTGATGGGAAAAACACAAGTACATGGAAAGATGTTGTTAATATTGTACGTGAAAACCCGAATAAAGAGATTACGTTACAAGTAAAGCGTGATAATGAACAGTTTAATGTGAAAGTAACGCCAACACTTGATAAAGAAGGAAAAGACGAAGTTGGTAGAATTGGTGTTTATTCTCCTGTAGAGAAAACAGTAATGGGTTCTATTAAATCAGGATTTGAACAAACGTACCAATGGACGAAACTAATTTTTGAATCTCTTGTGAAATTAGTAACTGGTCAATTTTCTATTAATGAGTTGTCAGGTCCAGTAGGAATTTATAATCTAACAGATCAAGTTGTAGATTATGGATTTACGCGTGTACTAAGTTTAGCGGCAGTTCTAAGCATTAATCTTGGTTTATTTAATTTATTACCAGTTCCTGCTTTAGATGGTGGCCGTTTATTCTTCTTCTTAATTGAAGCGTTACGAGGGAAACCAATTGACCGTCAAAAAGAAGGAATGGTTCATTTTATTGGTTTTGCATTATTAATGTTATTAATGTTAGTTGTAACATGGAATGACATTCGTAAGTTTTTCTTGTAA
- the dxr gene encoding 1-deoxy-D-xylulose-5-phosphate reductoisomerase produces MKNISLLGASGSIGTQTLDVLRSHPDQFRLVAFSVGKNIDYAVKVIQEFSPQIVSVQREEDVLKLQAVSGNTKIVYGSEGLLEVALHPDAEIVVNAVVGSVGLLPTLRAIEAKKTIGIANKETLVTAGHLVMEAARKHNVSLLPVDSEHSAIFQCLNGENEKRISRLIITASGGSFRDKTRDELHHVTVEDALRHPNWSMGSKITIDSATMMNKGLEVIEAHWLFGIPYEQIDVVLHKESIIHSMVEFEDRSVMAQLGSPDMRVPIQYALTYPDRLPLSDTKQLNLWEIGTLHFEKMDQERFRCLRFAYEAGKAGGSMPAVMNAANEVAVEAFLQKRIGFLTVEDLIEKAMNHHNVIARPSLEEILEIDAATRRFVMEQI; encoded by the coding sequence ATGAAAAACATTAGTTTATTAGGTGCAAGCGGATCAATTGGTACACAAACTTTAGATGTATTACGCTCGCACCCAGACCAATTCCGTCTCGTTGCTTTTTCTGTAGGGAAAAATATTGACTACGCAGTAAAGGTAATTCAAGAATTTTCTCCGCAAATCGTCTCTGTGCAAAGAGAGGAAGATGTTTTAAAATTACAAGCTGTTTCTGGTAATACAAAAATTGTATATGGTAGTGAAGGACTTTTAGAAGTAGCATTACATCCAGATGCGGAGATTGTAGTAAATGCTGTTGTAGGTAGCGTAGGGTTGTTACCGACACTTCGTGCGATTGAGGCGAAAAAAACAATTGGAATTGCAAATAAAGAAACGTTAGTAACTGCAGGACATCTTGTAATGGAAGCAGCACGAAAACATAATGTTTCGTTACTTCCAGTAGATAGTGAACATTCGGCTATTTTTCAATGCTTGAATGGTGAAAATGAAAAAAGAATTTCTCGTCTTATTATAACGGCTTCTGGTGGAAGTTTCCGTGATAAAACGAGAGATGAATTGCATCATGTGACCGTAGAAGATGCGCTTCGACATCCAAACTGGTCAATGGGTTCGAAAATTACAATTGATTCTGCTACAATGATGAATAAGGGACTAGAAGTAATTGAAGCACATTGGCTTTTTGGTATCCCTTATGAGCAAATCGATGTTGTTTTACATAAAGAAAGTATTATCCATTCTATGGTTGAATTTGAAGATCGTAGTGTAATGGCGCAGCTTGGTTCACCTGATATGCGAGTACCAATTCAATACGCACTTACATATCCTGATAGATTGCCTCTTTCAGACACAAAACAGTTAAACTTATGGGAAATAGGGACGTTGCATTTTGAGAAAATGGACCAAGAACGATTCCGTTGTTTACGTTTTGCGTATGAAGCTGGAAAAGCAGGTGGAAGTATGCCAGCTGTAATGAACGCAGCAAATGAAGTAGCTGTTGAAGCTTTTTTACAAAAGAGAATTGGTTTCTTAACAGTGGAAGACCTCATTGAAAAAGCAATGAACCATCACAATGTCATTGCACGTCCGAGCTTAGAGGAAATTCTGGAAATTGATGCAGCCACAAGACGGTTTGTGATGGAACAAATTTAG
- the cdsA gene encoding phosphatidate cytidylyltransferase translates to MKQRIITGVVAAALFIPIVIYGGVPFTVLVYALASIGLYELIRMNKLTLISVPTVLAAVLLWILLIPSSASELFTWIGLGKLEITFVIVLLLLSYTVLSKNTFTFDNASFLLMATTYVAMGFLYLNETRILGIKYVFCALFVIWATDSGAYFVGKALGKRKLWPEISPNKTIEGSLGGIVCGIIVALVYNVFFPVESNVVILIVLTIIISIFGQIGDLVQSAFKRHYGVKDSGTILPGHGGILDRTDSWLFVLPILYFLLQYN, encoded by the coding sequence GTGAAACAGAGAATTATTACTGGAGTGGTTGCTGCCGCGCTATTCATTCCCATCGTAATATACGGTGGCGTGCCTTTTACGGTTTTAGTGTATGCACTTGCTTCTATAGGTTTATATGAATTAATTCGTATGAATAAGCTTACGCTTATTTCAGTACCGACAGTTTTAGCTGCAGTATTATTGTGGATTCTTTTAATTCCAAGTAGTGCATCAGAACTGTTTACATGGATTGGATTAGGTAAATTGGAAATCACATTTGTGATTGTTTTATTACTTTTATCATATACAGTCCTTTCTAAGAATACATTTACTTTTGATAATGCTTCATTTTTACTAATGGCAACGACATATGTGGCAATGGGATTCTTATATTTAAATGAAACGAGAATATTAGGAATTAAATATGTGTTTTGTGCATTATTTGTTATATGGGCTACTGATTCAGGCGCATATTTCGTAGGGAAAGCATTGGGCAAGAGAAAATTGTGGCCAGAAATTAGTCCAAATAAAACGATTGAAGGTTCATTAGGCGGCATCGTTTGTGGAATTATTGTGGCACTTGTTTACAACGTGTTCTTCCCAGTCGAATCGAATGTAGTAATTTTAATTGTGCTGACAATTATCATTTCTATTTTTGGACAAATTGGTGATTTAGTACAATCTGCTTTTAAACGTCATTATGGCGTAAAGGATTCAGGTACAATTTTACCTGGGCATGGTGGTATATTAGATCGAACAGATAGTTGGTTATTCGTTTTACCAATTCTCTACTTCTTATTACAATACAATTAA
- the uppS gene encoding isoprenyl transferase — translation MMFKNFPFFKGKKDTSFDHLVEEVKKGYIPEHIAIIMDGNGRWAKRRAMPRIAGHHEGMQVVKKITKFASKLNVKVLTLYAFSTENWKRPKKEVDYLMKLPEEFLGTFLPELIEENVQVRVIGQKDRLPTHTRRAMEKAMEDTKENTGLILNFALNYGSRDEIVSAVQHMMKDNEEGKIRSEEVSEEMLSSYLMTSSLPDPELLIRTSGELRISNFMLWQIAYSEFWFTDVYWPDFKEEHLLNAITDFQHRGRRFGGV, via the coding sequence ATGATGTTTAAAAACTTTCCTTTTTTTAAAGGTAAAAAGGACACATCGTTTGATCATCTCGTTGAAGAAGTGAAAAAAGGATATATCCCAGAACATATTGCCATCATTATGGATGGGAATGGAAGATGGGCAAAGAGGAGAGCAATGCCTCGTATTGCGGGACATCATGAAGGTATGCAAGTTGTAAAGAAAATTACAAAATTTGCAAGTAAACTTAATGTGAAAGTGTTAACTCTTTATGCTTTTTCAACTGAGAACTGGAAAAGACCGAAAAAGGAAGTTGATTATTTAATGAAGCTTCCAGAAGAATTTCTAGGTACATTTTTACCAGAATTGATTGAAGAAAATGTACAAGTCCGAGTAATAGGGCAAAAAGATCGTCTTCCTACGCATACACGCAGAGCGATGGAGAAAGCCATGGAAGATACGAAAGAGAATACGGGATTAATTCTTAATTTCGCGTTAAACTATGGAAGTCGAGATGAAATCGTTTCTGCTGTGCAACATATGATGAAAGATAATGAGGAAGGAAAAATTCGTTCTGAAGAGGTAAGTGAAGAAATGCTTTCCTCCTACTTAATGACGAGTTCTTTACCTGATCCAGAGTTGTTAATCCGAACAAGCGGAGAGCTACGTATTAGTAATTTCATGTTATGGCAAATTGCATATTCGGAGTTTTGGTTTACAGATGTGTATTGGCCAGACTTCAAAGAAGAACATTTGCTAAATGCGATTACTGACTTTCAACATAGAGGGCGCAGATTCGGAGGCGTGTAG
- the frr gene encoding ribosome recycling factor: MGQQVLKSSNEKMEKAVAAYSRELATVRAGRASSSVLDKVQVDYYGAPTPVVQLANITVPEARLLVIQPYDKTSIGDIEKAILKADLGLNPSNDGTVIRIAFPALTEERRRDLVKVVKKYAEEAKVAVRNVRRDGNDDLKKLEKAGEITEDDLRGYTEDIQKETDKYIAKVDEIAKNKEKEIMEV; encoded by the coding sequence ATGGGACAACAAGTATTGAAATCTTCAAATGAAAAAATGGAAAAAGCAGTTGCTGCTTATTCTCGTGAACTAGCAACAGTTCGCGCTGGTCGTGCAAGCTCGTCTGTATTAGATAAGGTACAAGTTGATTACTATGGTGCACCAACACCAGTTGTGCAATTAGCGAACATTACAGTTCCAGAAGCACGTTTACTTGTAATTCAACCTTATGATAAAACTTCTATCGGTGATATCGAAAAAGCAATTTTAAAAGCAGATTTAGGCTTAAACCCTTCTAATGATGGAACTGTAATTCGTATTGCATTCCCTGCATTAACAGAAGAGCGTCGTCGTGATCTTGTTAAAGTTGTGAAAAAATATGCTGAAGAAGCAAAAGTAGCTGTTCGTAACGTACGTCGTGACGGAAATGATGATCTTAAGAAGCTTGAAAAAGCTGGCGAGATTACAGAAGATGATTTAAGAGGATATACTGAAGATATCCAAAAAGAAACAGATAAATATATTGCAAAAGTTGACGAAATCGCAAAAAACAAAGAAAAAGAAATCATGGAAGTGTAA
- the pyrH gene encoding UMP kinase encodes MSKPKYNRVVLKLSGEALAGEQGFGINPTVIKSVAEQVKEIAELDVEVAVVVGGGNIWRGKIGSEMGMDRAGADYMGMLATVMNSLALQDSLENIGIQTRVQTSIEMRQVAEPYIRRKAVRHLEKKRVVIFAAGTGNPYFSTDTTAALRAAEIEADVILMAKNNVDGVYSADPSIDPTATKYETLTYLDVLKEGLGVMDSTASSLCMDNDIPLIVFSVMEKGNIKRAVLGENIGTVVRGK; translated from the coding sequence ATGAGTAAACCGAAATATAATCGTGTCGTTTTAAAGCTAAGTGGAGAAGCTTTAGCTGGAGAGCAAGGATTTGGAATTAATCCAACTGTTATTAAGTCAGTTGCAGAACAAGTGAAAGAAATTGCAGAACTTGATGTAGAGGTTGCTGTTGTTGTTGGTGGCGGTAACATTTGGCGTGGGAAAATTGGAAGTGAAATGGGCATGGATCGTGCAGGAGCAGATTACATGGGCATGTTAGCTACAGTTATGAATTCATTAGCTCTTCAAGATAGCTTGGAGAATATTGGAATCCAAACTCGTGTACAAACTTCAATTGAGATGCGTCAAGTGGCAGAGCCTTACATTCGCCGTAAAGCAGTTCGTCACTTAGAGAAAAAACGTGTTGTTATCTTTGCAGCAGGTACAGGTAATCCATACTTCTCAACAGATACAACAGCAGCATTACGTGCAGCGGAAATCGAAGCAGACGTTATTTTAATGGCGAAAAATAATGTGGATGGCGTATATAGCGCAGATCCATCTATTGACCCAACAGCTACGAAATACGAAACGCTTACTTACTTAGATGTATTAAAAGAAGGTTTAGGTGTAATGGATTCTACAGCTTCTTCTCTATGTATGGATAATGATATTCCATTAATTGTATTCTCAGTTATGGAAAAAGGTAATATTAAACGTGCCGTTTTAGGCGAAAATATTGGAACAGTTGTAAGGGGGAAATAA
- the tsf gene encoding translation elongation factor Ts, with the protein MAITAQMVKELREKTGAGMMDCKKALTETNGDMEKAIDFLREKGIAKAAKKADRIAAEGLTFIETNGNDALILELNSETDFVAKNEGFQTLIKELAAHLLTNKPANVEEAMAQTMENGKNVEEHINEAIAKIGEKLTLRRFEIVSKTDADAFGAYLHMGGRIGVLTVLEGSTDEAAAKDVAMHIAAVNPKYIDRDAVTAEEVEHERQVLTQQALNEGKPEKIVAKMVEGRLGKFFEEICLLDQAFVKNPDMKVRQFVESKGGTLKGFVRYAVGEGIEKREDNFAEEVMNQVKGSN; encoded by the coding sequence ATGGCAATCACTGCTCAAATGGTAAAAGAATTACGTGAAAAAACTGGCGCAGGTATGATGGACTGCAAAAAAGCTTTAACAGAAACTAACGGCGACATGGAGAAGGCAATTGACTTCTTACGCGAAAAAGGTATTGCGAAAGCTGCTAAAAAAGCAGACCGCATTGCTGCTGAAGGTTTAACTTTCATCGAAACAAACGGTAACGACGCTTTAATCTTAGAATTAAACTCTGAAACTGATTTCGTTGCGAAAAACGAAGGTTTCCAAACACTAATTAAAGAATTAGCTGCTCACTTATTAACTAACAAACCAGCTAACGTTGAAGAAGCTATGGCTCAAACAATGGAAAACGGTAAAAACGTTGAAGAGCACATCAACGAAGCAATCGCTAAAATTGGTGAAAAACTTACACTTCGTCGTTTCGAAATCGTATCAAAAACTGATGCAGATGCATTCGGCGCTTACCTACACATGGGTGGACGCATTGGTGTATTAACAGTTCTTGAAGGTTCTACTGATGAAGCTGCTGCTAAAGATGTTGCAATGCACATCGCTGCAGTTAACCCTAAATACATCGACCGCGATGCTGTAACAGCTGAAGAAGTTGAGCATGAGCGTCAAGTATTAACACAACAAGCATTAAACGAAGGCAAGCCTGAAAAAATCGTTGCAAAAATGGTTGAAGGCCGTCTAGGCAAATTCTTCGAAGAGATTTGCTTACTTGACCAAGCATTCGTTAAAAACCCTGATATGAAAGTTCGTCAGTTCGTTGAGTCTAAAGGCGGAACATTAAAAGGATTCGTTCGCTACGCTGTTGGTGAAGGTATCGAAAAACGCGAAGACAACTTTGCTGAAGAAGTAATGAACCAAGTAAAAGGTAGTAACTAA
- the rpsB gene encoding 30S ribosomal protein S2: MSVISMKQLLEAGVHFGHQTRRWNPKMKRYIFTERNGIYIIDLQKTVKKVEEAYRTMRDIAAEGGDILFVGTKKQAQEAIKEEATRAGMYFVNQRWLGGTLTNFQTIQKRIKRLKDIERMQEDGTFEVLPKKEVVQLKKELERLEKFLGGIKDMKGLPSALFVVDPRKERIAVAEARKLHIPIIGIVDTNCDPDEIDHVIPANDDAIRAVKLLTSKMADAILEAKQGEETVTA; this comes from the coding sequence ATGTCAGTAATTTCTATGAAGCAATTGCTTGAAGCTGGTGTTCATTTCGGACATCAAACTCGTCGTTGGAACCCAAAAATGAAGCGTTACATTTTCACAGAGCGTAACGGTATCTACATCATCGACTTACAAAAAACTGTGAAAAAAGTTGAGGAAGCTTACAGAACGATGCGTGACATCGCTGCTGAAGGTGGAGACATCTTATTCGTAGGTACTAAAAAACAAGCACAAGAAGCTATTAAAGAAGAAGCAACTCGTGCTGGTATGTACTTCGTTAACCAACGTTGGTTAGGTGGAACTTTAACAAACTTCCAAACAATCCAAAAGCGTATCAAGCGTCTTAAAGACATCGAAAGAATGCAAGAAGATGGTACTTTCGAAGTACTTCCTAAGAAAGAAGTTGTTCAACTTAAAAAAGAGTTAGAGCGTCTTGAGAAATTCTTAGGCGGTATTAAAGATATGAAAGGTCTTCCAAGTGCATTATTCGTAGTAGACCCTCGTAAAGAGCGTATTGCAGTTGCTGAAGCGCGCAAATTACACATTCCAATCATCGGTATCGTTGATACAAACTGTGATCCAGACGAAATCGATCACGTTATCCCAGCAAACGATGATGCAATTCGTGCTGTAAAACTTCTTACATCTAAAATGGCAGACGCGATCCTTGAAGCAAAACAAGGTGAAGAAACTGTTACTGCGTAA
- the codY gene encoding GTP-sensing pleiotropic transcriptional regulator CodY translates to MELLAKTRKLNALLQSAAGKPVNFREMSDTMCEVIEANVFVVSRRGKLLGYAIHQQIENERMKQMLAERQFPEEYTQSLFNITETSSNLDVNSAYTAFPVENRELFGQGLTTIVPIVGGGERLGTLVLARLGQEFLDDDLILAEYSSTVVGMEILREKAEEIEEEARSKAVVQMAISSLSYSELEAIEHIFEELNGTEGLLVASKIADRVGITRSVIVNALRKLESAGVIESRSLGMKGTYIKVLNDKFLQELAKLKTN, encoded by the coding sequence ATGGAATTATTAGCAAAAACGAGAAAATTAAATGCGTTATTACAGAGCGCTGCAGGGAAGCCTGTAAACTTTAGAGAAATGTCTGACACAATGTGTGAAGTAATTGAAGCAAACGTGTTCGTTGTAAGTCGTCGTGGTAAATTACTAGGTTATGCAATTCACCAACAAATCGAAAATGAGCGTATGAAACAAATGCTTGCAGAGCGTCAGTTCCCGGAAGAATATACACAAAGCTTATTCAACATTACAGAAACATCTTCAAATTTAGATGTGAACAGTGCTTATACAGCATTCCCGGTAGAAAACAGAGAATTATTTGGTCAAGGTTTAACTACAATCGTACCAATCGTTGGTGGCGGTGAGCGTCTAGGTACATTAGTATTAGCTCGTCTTGGTCAAGAGTTCTTAGATGATGATTTAATCCTTGCTGAGTACAGCTCAACTGTTGTAGGTATGGAAATCTTACGTGAAAAAGCAGAAGAAATCGAAGAGGAAGCACGTAGTAAAGCTGTTGTTCAAATGGCGATCAGCTCATTATCTTACAGTGAGTTAGAAGCAATTGAGCACATCTTCGAAGAATTAAATGGAACAGAAGGTTTACTTGTTGCAAGTAAAATCGCTGATCGTGTAGGAATTACTCGTTCTGTAATCGTAAATGCACTACGTAAATTAGAAAGTGCTGGTGTTATTGAGTCTCGCTCTTTAGGTATGAAAGGAACATACATTAAAGTGTTAAACGACAAGTTTCTACAGGAACTTGCTAAATTAAAAACAAACTAA
- the hslU gene encoding ATP-dependent protease ATPase subunit HslU: protein MHLHFTPRQIVEKLDQYIIGQKDAKKAVAVALRNRYRRSKLAENLRDEIAPKNILMIGPTGVGKTEVARRMAKLVGAPFIKVEATKFTEVGYVGRDVESMVRDLVETSVRIVKEEMVVKVQDKAEEQANQRLVEILVPSPEKQSGFKNPLEMLFGGAQNSSQTSDTQEDGEIEKKRQDVERKLAAGLLEDEIVSIEVTEQQSSMFDMLQGTGMEQMGMNFQDALGSFMPKKTKKRKLSVKEARKLLTNEEAQRLIDMDEVTQEAVYRAEQLGIIFIDEIDKIAGKQSNSVDVSREGVQRDILPIVEGSNVATKYGSVKTDYILFVAAGAFHMSKPSDLIPELQGRFPIRVELTKLSTDDFVKILIEPDNALIKQYMALLATEGIEIEFSDEAIRKIAEIAYQVNQDTDNIGARRLHTIMEKLLEDLSFEASEITLEKITITPQYVEEKLATIAKNKDVSQFIL, encoded by the coding sequence ATGCATTTACATTTTACTCCGCGCCAAATTGTGGAAAAATTAGATCAATACATCATCGGCCAAAAAGACGCAAAGAAAGCGGTTGCTGTAGCGTTGAGAAATCGATACCGTCGCAGTAAATTGGCTGAAAATTTACGTGATGAAATAGCACCTAAGAACATTTTGATGATTGGACCGACAGGTGTTGGGAAAACAGAGGTAGCACGACGAATGGCGAAACTCGTTGGAGCACCTTTTATTAAGGTTGAGGCTACAAAATTCACAGAAGTTGGATATGTGGGTAGAGATGTAGAGTCGATGGTACGTGACCTCGTAGAAACATCTGTTCGCATCGTAAAAGAAGAAATGGTAGTGAAAGTTCAAGATAAAGCAGAAGAGCAAGCGAATCAACGTCTTGTTGAAATTTTAGTACCGAGTCCGGAGAAGCAATCTGGATTTAAAAATCCATTAGAGATGCTTTTTGGTGGTGCTCAAAATTCGAGTCAAACGTCTGATACACAAGAAGATGGTGAAATCGAAAAGAAACGTCAAGATGTGGAGAGAAAGCTTGCTGCAGGGCTTCTTGAAGACGAAATTGTATCGATTGAAGTGACCGAGCAACAGTCTTCTATGTTTGATATGTTACAAGGAACTGGCATGGAGCAAATGGGAATGAATTTCCAAGATGCATTAGGAAGTTTTATGCCGAAAAAAACGAAAAAACGTAAACTTTCTGTAAAAGAAGCAAGAAAACTCTTGACAAATGAAGAGGCACAGCGCTTAATTGATATGGATGAAGTTACACAAGAGGCTGTTTATCGTGCTGAACAGCTCGGGATTATTTTTATCGATGAAATTGACAAAATTGCTGGTAAGCAGTCGAATAGCGTAGATGTATCACGTGAAGGTGTGCAACGTGACATTTTGCCAATTGTAGAAGGGTCGAATGTTGCGACAAAATACGGATCAGTAAAAACGGATTATATTTTATTCGTTGCAGCTGGAGCGTTCCATATGTCTAAACCGTCGGATTTAATTCCGGAATTGCAAGGGAGATTTCCGATTCGAGTAGAGTTAACAAAATTATCAACAGATGATTTTGTTAAAATATTAATCGAGCCTGACAATGCGTTAATCAAACAATATATGGCATTATTAGCGACTGAAGGTATAGAAATTGAATTTTCAGACGAAGCTATTCGTAAGATTGCTGAGATTGCTTATCAAGTTAATCAGGATACAGATAATATTGGAGCAAGAAGACTTCATACGATTATGGAGAAGCTCCTTGAAGATTTATCGTTTGAAGCATCTGAAATTACGTTAGAAAAAATAACGATAACACCTCAATACGTTGAGGAGAAATTAGCAACAATTGCTAAAAATAAAGATGTGAGCCAGTTTATTTTGTAA
- the hslV gene encoding ATP-dependent protease proteolytic subunit HslV — translation MGNFHATTIFAVHHNGECAMAGDGQVTMGNAVVMKHTARKVRRLFQGKVLAGFAGSVADAFTLFEMFEGKLEEYNGNLQRAAVEMAKQWRGDKMLRQLEAMLIVMDKTTMLLVSGTGEVIEPDDGILAIGSGGNYALSAGRALKQYASEHLTAKQIAKASLEIAGDICVYTNHNIIVEEL, via the coding sequence ATGGGGAATTTCCACGCTACAACGATATTTGCAGTTCATCATAATGGAGAATGTGCAATGGCTGGAGATGGCCAGGTGACAATGGGAAATGCTGTTGTAATGAAACATACAGCTCGTAAAGTTCGCAGGCTTTTCCAAGGTAAAGTTTTAGCTGGTTTTGCAGGTTCAGTTGCTGATGCATTTACTCTTTTTGAAATGTTTGAAGGAAAATTAGAAGAGTATAATGGCAACTTGCAGCGTGCTGCTGTTGAAATGGCAAAACAATGGCGTGGCGATAAAATGTTACGTCAGCTAGAAGCGATGCTCATTGTCATGGATAAAACAACTATGCTCCTTGTTTCAGGTACAGGAGAAGTGATTGAACCGGATGATGGTATTTTAGCAATTGGATCTGGTGGGAATTATGCACTTTCTGCAGGTCGTGCTTTAAAGCAATATGCAAGTGAACACTTAACAGCGAAACAAATTGCGAAAGCGAGTTTAGAGATTGCTGGCGATATTTGTGTTTACACGAATCACAACATAATTGTTGAAGAATTGTAG
- the xerC gene encoding tyrosine recombinase XerC, with protein sequence MNVKKLLQLFVGYLQIERNYSKYTIASYQNDLEHFVQFMERESISSFLDVTYADVRLYLTTLHDEKLARKSVARKVSSLRSLYRFLMREGYRKDNPFALASLPKKELSIPKFLYAEELEELFEVSDTGTPLGQRNQALLELMYATGIRVSECVNLQLTDIDFAVGTILVMGKGKKQRYIPFGSYAQDSLITYIENGRKQLVNKTEEDSHMVFLNAKGTPLTSRGVRYVLNELIKKASLTMRISPHMLRHTFATHMLDEGADLRTVQELLGHENLSTTQIYTHVSKERLRSVYMKHHPRA encoded by the coding sequence GTGAATGTGAAGAAATTGTTACAATTATTCGTTGGATATTTACAAATTGAAAGAAATTATTCAAAATATACAATTGCAAGTTATCAAAATGATTTAGAACATTTTGTGCAATTTATGGAGCGAGAAAGCATATCCTCTTTTTTAGACGTTACATACGCGGATGTTCGTTTGTACTTAACGACGTTGCACGATGAAAAGTTAGCCCGTAAATCTGTCGCAAGAAAAGTATCAAGCTTACGAAGTTTATATCGTTTTTTGATGCGTGAAGGTTATCGGAAGGATAATCCGTTTGCACTTGCGTCACTCCCCAAAAAAGAATTGTCAATCCCAAAGTTTTTATATGCTGAAGAGTTAGAAGAATTATTCGAAGTTTCTGACACGGGAACGCCACTCGGTCAAAGGAATCAAGCTTTATTAGAGTTGATGTATGCGACTGGGATCCGTGTGAGTGAATGTGTCAATTTACAACTTACCGATATTGACTTTGCGGTGGGAACAATTTTAGTAATGGGAAAAGGAAAAAAACAAAGATATATTCCGTTCGGAAGCTATGCACAAGATTCTTTAATTACCTATATAGAAAATGGGAGAAAACAGTTAGTTAATAAGACTGAAGAAGACTCTCATATGGTATTTTTAAATGCGAAAGGTACGCCGCTAACAAGTCGTGGAGTTCGTTATGTTTTAAACGAACTCATTAAAAAGGCTTCACTGACAATGCGGATAAGTCCCCATATGTTAAGGCATACATTTGCTACACATATGTTAGATGAAGGGGCGGATTTACGTACTGTACAGGAGCTATTAGGCCATGAGAATTTGTCGACGACACAAATTTATACGCATGTCTCTAAAGAAAGATTGCGTTCTGTTTACATGAAGCATCACCCGCGGGCATAA